The Shewanella mangrovisoli genome has a window encoding:
- a CDS encoding choice-of-anchor H family protein yields the protein MNALNKQGMATTTNTAFVKAMALAGALLTSFVVNAESSDEPNLAPFSAASIGIAKKADTEQAAAQEQQALSLLQQAAPAQTVGEAAAAAVKSLAPSLSAKSPSAHRVQLMGATPMTREQVIAKHTSQPIPSSSATSEDPYRAPVYHSFAIFDASSRLFEDFDYDGFYQTFSVTFDVDVFGSYLNERADLFAELYLSRNGGPWVHYYTTDVFTIYGDSTQDDYEVLTTLYTGYPTDHYDVLIDVYEVGYSDIVATISADDTDGLYALPLESSDRDRVDEVIVVEESGGTLSIFALLGLGLFAALRKREKWINTLK from the coding sequence ATGAACGCACTCAATAAACAAGGTATGGCTACCACCACAAACACCGCTTTCGTTAAGGCGATGGCATTGGCAGGCGCATTACTGACATCATTCGTGGTAAATGCAGAATCCTCTGATGAGCCAAACCTAGCGCCTTTTAGTGCGGCCAGTATCGGGATAGCGAAAAAAGCCGATACCGAGCAAGCCGCCGCGCAAGAGCAACAAGCCTTAAGCCTACTGCAACAGGCTGCACCTGCTCAAACAGTGGGGGAAGCCGCTGCGGCTGCGGTCAAATCTTTAGCGCCGTCGTTATCGGCGAAAAGCCCGAGTGCTCATCGCGTGCAATTGATGGGCGCGACTCCGATGACTCGCGAACAAGTGATTGCTAAGCACACGAGTCAGCCTATCCCAAGCTCGAGTGCGACCAGTGAAGATCCTTACCGTGCGCCCGTGTATCACAGCTTTGCGATTTTTGATGCCAGCAGCCGTTTGTTTGAAGACTTTGATTACGATGGTTTTTATCAAACCTTCAGCGTGACCTTCGATGTGGATGTGTTTGGCTCATATCTTAATGAACGCGCCGATCTGTTTGCCGAGTTGTACCTCAGTCGTAACGGTGGCCCTTGGGTGCATTACTACACCACGGACGTGTTTACCATTTACGGTGACTCGACGCAGGACGATTACGAAGTGCTGACGACTCTCTACACTGGCTATCCAACGGATCACTACGATGTATTAATCGATGTTTATGAAGTGGGTTATAGCGATATTGTCGCCACCATTAGCGCCGATGACACCGATGGCTTATATGCCTTACCGCTGGAAAGTAGCGACCGTGACCGTGTTGACGAAGTGATTGTGGTGGAAGAAAGCGGCGGCACATTGTCTATCTTTGCCTTGCTTGGCCTTGGGTTGTTCGCTGCACTTCGCAAGCGAGAAAAATGGATTAATACTCTGAAATAA
- a CDS encoding PepSY domain-containing protein, producing MKLGLTLTLVACLCTSFGSMAGNDKHDDRNQSRGQGVKNEQRRLVVNSPDQAVAMAQRQYRGKVLSVQSSGSGYRVKILNNDGQVFSVSVDAATGRVSRN from the coding sequence ATGAAACTTGGTTTGACACTGACCCTAGTCGCTTGCTTATGCACCTCCTTTGGCAGCATGGCGGGCAATGATAAACACGATGATCGTAATCAATCGCGCGGCCAAGGCGTGAAGAATGAACAGCGCCGCCTAGTGGTGAATAGCCCAGATCAAGCCGTGGCCATGGCGCAACGTCAATATCGAGGAAAAGTGCTCAGCGTGCAGTCGAGTGGTTCGGGCTACCGAGTCAAAATCCTCAATAACGATGGCCAAGTCTTTTCTGTTTCGGTGGATGCCGCCACTGGGCGCGTGTCGAGGAATTAA
- a CDS encoding response regulator transcription factor, which yields MRLLLVEDDLALQANLKQHLLDAHYSIDVASDGEEGLFQAIEYNYDAAIIDVGLPKLDGISLIRRVRQKERAFPILILTARDSWQDKVEGLDAGADDYLTKPFHPEELVARLKALIRRSAGKASPVITNGPFSLNTSSLEVRKGDELVTLSGSEYKLFEIFMLHQGEVKSKTALTEHIYDQDFDLDSNVIEVFIRRLRKKLDPDNQYNLIETLRGQGYRLRVISPDE from the coding sequence ATGCGACTCTTACTCGTTGAAGACGATTTAGCACTTCAAGCCAACTTAAAACAGCACTTGCTCGATGCTCACTACAGCATAGATGTCGCCAGCGACGGTGAAGAAGGCTTATTCCAAGCCATTGAATATAATTATGATGCCGCGATTATCGATGTCGGTTTACCTAAACTCGACGGCATTAGCCTGATTCGCCGCGTGCGCCAAAAGGAACGCGCGTTCCCCATCTTGATCTTAACCGCGCGCGACAGCTGGCAGGATAAAGTCGAGGGACTCGATGCGGGTGCCGATGACTATCTCACCAAGCCCTTTCATCCCGAAGAATTAGTGGCTCGACTCAAAGCTTTGATCCGCCGCTCGGCCGGTAAGGCGAGTCCTGTGATCACTAACGGTCCCTTTAGTTTAAATACCAGTAGCTTAGAGGTGCGTAAAGGGGATGAACTCGTCACCCTAAGCGGCTCTGAATACAAGCTATTCGAAATCTTTATGCTGCATCAGGGCGAGGTGAAGTCAAAAACCGCGCTCACCGAACATATCTACGATCAGGATTTTGACCTCGACTCCAACGTTATCGAAGTCTTTATCCGCCGTTTACGCAAAAAGCTCGACCCAGATAACCAATACAATCTGATCGAAACCCTGCGCGGCCAAGGTTATCGCTTAAGAGTCATCTCCCCAGATGAGTAA